In Methanococcoides sp. LMO-2, a single window of DNA contains:
- the corA gene encoding magnesium/cobalt transporter CorA has product MTKIVHLGSRKAGVAPGTLIHFGKKQLTEPKITVIDYDVDNFQELTVDKIEEAYPFKDSETVTWINICGVHQVDLIEKIGTQFGINPLVLEDIVHTDQRPKVEIFDSYIYIVLKMLQYDKEEEETITEQVSIVLGSNFVISFQEVIGDTFDPVRERLRSSKGRIRKQGPDYLAYALMDSIVDNYFIMLEKIGENVETLDDELLDKPTPRTLESIHRLKKEVIFLRKFVWPLREVVNAMQRDESPLIKESTSLFLKDLYDHIIQVMDTIESYRDVLSTMLDLYLSTASNKMNEIMKVLTIIATIFIPLTFIAGIYGMNFEYMPELKWHWGYAAAWGIMITVAFVMVSYFRKLKWL; this is encoded by the coding sequence ATGACTAAAATAGTCCATTTGGGATCCAGAAAAGCGGGTGTTGCACCAGGAACCTTGATCCATTTTGGAAAAAAGCAACTTACTGAACCGAAAATTACCGTTATTGATTATGATGTAGATAATTTTCAGGAACTTACAGTTGATAAGATCGAAGAAGCTTATCCATTTAAAGATAGTGAAACTGTTACATGGATCAATATTTGTGGAGTACATCAGGTCGATTTGATAGAAAAAATAGGTACTCAATTTGGAATAAATCCCCTTGTTCTTGAAGATATAGTCCACACTGATCAAAGACCGAAAGTAGAGATCTTCGATTCCTACATCTATATTGTTCTGAAGATGCTACAATATGATAAGGAAGAAGAAGAGACTATAACTGAACAGGTAAGTATTGTACTTGGCTCTAATTTTGTCATATCTTTCCAGGAAGTAATCGGAGATACTTTTGACCCGGTAAGAGAAAGACTAAGGTCCTCAAAAGGAAGAATTCGAAAACAGGGACCTGACTATCTGGCTTATGCCCTCATGGACTCCATAGTTGACAACTATTTCATCATGCTTGAGAAAATAGGTGAAAATGTAGAAACACTTGATGATGAGCTCCTGGATAAACCTACACCAAGAACACTCGAATCCATTCATCGGTTAAAGAAAGAAGTGATCTTTCTACGAAAATTTGTCTGGCCTCTAAGAGAAGTTGTAAACGCTATGCAAAGAGATGAATCCCCATTGATCAAAGAGTCAACCTCACTATTCCTGAAAGATCTCTATGATCACATAATCCAGGTTATGGATACAATTGAATCATACAGGGATGTCCTTTCCACAATGCTCGATCTTTATCTTTCAACAGCTAGCAACAAGATGAATGAGATAATGAAAGTTCTTACAATTATAGCAACAATATTTATACCACTGACATTCATTGCAGGAATATATGGCATGAACTTTGAATATATGCCGGAACTAAAATGGCATTGGGGATATGCCGCAGCATGGGGAATTATGATAACTGTGGCCTTTGTAATGGTCAGCTATTTCAGAAAACTGAAATGGCTTTAA